One window of the Methanomassiliicoccaceae archaeon DOK genome contains the following:
- the gatD gene encoding Glu-tRNA(Gln) amidotransferase subunit GatD: MYSESLSKTLESLGAVEGTKLSVVRDGRTYVGTLMPHHEFSAPDILILKMKSGYNVGVRITDATEISVVEAPVERVKPESEVEFRKGLPKLVLIGTGGTIASYVDYRTGAVHPALSTSDMVNAVPEIREIANIDATVLFSIFSENMNVEHWQALADEVARQINEGADGIIIPHGTDTMGYTAAALSFMLGDVPKPVVLVGAQRSSDRPSSDASSNLMACARFCRSGKAGVYVIMHDTPGDDSFAVHFGTRVRKMHTSRRDAFHSINALPVAHLDKDGRITFNAELPAATSEKAVANTAMERACVLLQYYPGMDPALFEDIFMRSKGVVIAGSGLGHVNENMIPLIKRACDNGTVVVMTSQCLNGRTNLNVYNTGRDMLNAGVITVFDMLPETAYVKLMWVLANSASVEEAKAAMRAPLANELSDRRTIDE, encoded by the coding sequence ATGTACTCCGAATCACTTTCCAAGACATTGGAGTCCCTCGGCGCGGTCGAGGGAACCAAGCTGTCCGTCGTCAGGGACGGCAGGACATATGTCGGGACACTCATGCCCCATCACGAGTTCAGCGCCCCGGACATCCTCATTCTGAAGATGAAGTCCGGGTACAACGTCGGTGTCAGAATCACCGACGCCACGGAGATCTCGGTGGTCGAGGCCCCCGTGGAGAGGGTCAAACCCGAGTCCGAGGTGGAGTTCAGGAAGGGCCTCCCCAAGCTGGTCCTCATCGGAACCGGCGGGACAATAGCATCCTACGTCGACTACAGGACGGGGGCGGTCCACCCCGCGCTCTCCACCTCCGACATGGTCAACGCTGTGCCAGAGATCAGGGAGATCGCCAACATAGACGCCACGGTCCTGTTCTCCATTTTCTCCGAGAACATGAACGTGGAGCACTGGCAGGCCCTGGCCGACGAGGTCGCCAGACAGATCAACGAAGGGGCCGACGGGATCATCATCCCCCATGGGACCGACACCATGGGATACACCGCAGCCGCGCTGTCATTCATGCTGGGGGACGTCCCCAAGCCCGTTGTCCTGGTCGGGGCCCAGAGGTCCTCCGACCGTCCGTCCTCCGATGCCAGCAGCAACCTGATGGCATGTGCCAGGTTCTGCAGGTCCGGCAAGGCCGGGGTCTACGTCATCATGCATGACACGCCCGGGGACGACTCGTTCGCGGTCCACTTCGGGACCCGTGTCAGGAAGATGCACACCTCCCGCAGGGACGCCTTCCACAGCATAAACGCCCTGCCGGTCGCTCATCTGGACAAGGACGGCAGGATAACGTTCAACGCGGAACTGCCGGCCGCCACATCGGAAAAGGCCGTGGCCAACACCGCCATGGAGAGGGCCTGCGTCCTGCTCCAGTACTACCCAGGCATGGACCCCGCGCTTTTCGAGGACATATTCATGAGGTCCAAGGGCGTCGTCATCGCCGGTTCCGGACTGGGACATGTCAACGAGAACATGATCCCGCTCATCAAGAGGGCCTGTGACAACGGCACCGTCGTGGTCATGACCAGCCAGTGCCTCAACGGCAGGACGAACCTCAACGTGTACAACACCGGCAGGGACATGCTGAACGCCGGTGTCATCACGGTCTTCGACATGCTGCCGGAGACAGCCTACGTCAAGCTGATGTGGGTCCTGGCGAACTCTGCGTCCGTCGAGGAGGCGAAGGCCGCCATGCGCGCCCCGCTCGCCAACGAGCTTTCAGACAGGAGGACCATCGATGAGTGA
- the pyrF gene encoding orotidine-5'-phosphate decarboxylase, which produces MKMDSRLILALDETDGAKALKVAESVSGIVDAIKINWPLVLSEGPGMITRLSELSEVVCDFKVADIPNTVRLIVENAVSRGASGVIVHAFTGDDSLRAAVEAAGGADIYAVTEMSHPGGKMFTALHAEEMARLGVECGVSGFIAPATRPERIAAIREVIGDLKILSPGVGAQGGKASDAISAGADYVIVGRAIYGSEDPRASAEAFAEDIRTVL; this is translated from the coding sequence ATGAAGATGGACAGCAGGCTCATCCTGGCTTTGGACGAGACCGACGGGGCAAAGGCCCTGAAGGTCGCCGAATCGGTATCTGGAATCGTAGATGCGATCAAGATCAACTGGCCGTTGGTCCTGTCCGAGGGCCCCGGGATGATCACCAGGCTGTCCGAGCTCTCGGAGGTCGTCTGCGACTTCAAGGTCGCTGACATCCCCAACACGGTCAGGCTCATCGTGGAGAACGCCGTGTCCAGGGGCGCCTCGGGCGTTATCGTCCACGCATTCACAGGCGACGATTCTCTCAGGGCCGCCGTCGAGGCCGCGGGAGGGGCGGACATCTACGCGGTAACCGAGATGAGTCATCCCGGGGGTAAGATGTTCACTGCCCTGCACGCGGAGGAGATGGCGAGGCTCGGCGTAGAGTGCGGGGTCTCTGGATTCATCGCTCCCGCCACCCGTCCCGAGAGGATCGCCGCAATAAGGGAGGTCATCGGGGACCTGAAGATCCTGTCCCCCGGTGTGGGCGCCCAGGGCGGAAAGGCGTCGGACGCCATATCGGCCGGTGCAGACTACGTCATCGTGGGTCGTGCCATTTACGGCTCCGAGGACCCGCGCGCCTCCGCAGAGGCGTTCGCCGAGGACATCCGCACGGTCCTGTGA
- the gatE gene encoding Glu-tRNA(Gln) amidotransferase subunit GatE, whose product MSEDYEMMCGIEIHQQLDTKKLFCSCDSHLCDDGEGAYFRRLRPTTSEMGEVDRAALAQFQRHSGYRYQCCRGTTCLVELDEEPPHDVNPDAMEIALTFSEMLGANIIDEIHFMRKIVVDGSNTSGFQRTALIATDGSVDVGDRKISILSVCLEEDAARKVETTKNDEVLYRLDRLGIPLIEVATGPDMRTPEEVMEVAYRLGTLLRATRRVKRGIGTIRQDLNISIPGGARIELKGVGELKMIPDYVRNEVNRQKMLIRIKGILNDRGVPPAAFEPVDVTDIFADCESKVIKGALDDKGKVIAVRLPGFAGVMNGDNKTLRLGSEMAQRARTKGVKGIFHSDELPNYGIEQSYVDRLREFLGMTGEHDAFVICAAREKKATDALEAAVVRANEALVGVPEETRDPLPDGTTKYSRPLPGAARMYPETDVPPTLITAERLQDVRDNMPEFPEQIEARLVNDYGINAQQAKQIVRQSNDELFEKIAADRAMAPVAATMFLNTYGELEHDGIDVGVFTDEAILGVFAMLKEGRFAKEALPALLREMAVGTSAEDAIGKLGLEAMDSDEAAKVIEQIVNERADFVRSKGMGAIGPLMGPVMGALRGKVDGKQANELLTAAIRKLLG is encoded by the coding sequence ATGAGTGAAGACTACGAGATGATGTGCGGTATCGAGATCCACCAGCAGCTCGACACCAAGAAGCTGTTCTGCTCGTGCGACAGCCATCTCTGTGACGACGGCGAGGGCGCCTACTTCAGGAGGCTCAGACCCACGACCAGCGAGATGGGCGAGGTCGACAGGGCCGCGCTGGCGCAGTTCCAGAGGCACTCGGGCTACAGGTACCAGTGCTGCAGAGGCACCACGTGCCTGGTGGAGCTCGACGAGGAGCCTCCCCACGACGTGAACCCCGACGCGATGGAGATCGCGCTGACGTTCTCCGAGATGCTCGGCGCGAACATCATCGACGAGATCCATTTCATGAGGAAGATCGTCGTCGACGGATCCAACACCTCTGGCTTCCAGAGGACGGCCCTCATCGCCACGGACGGGTCCGTGGACGTCGGCGACAGGAAGATCTCCATCCTCTCCGTGTGCCTCGAGGAGGATGCCGCCAGGAAGGTCGAGACGACCAAGAACGACGAGGTCCTCTACAGGCTCGACCGTCTGGGGATCCCGCTCATCGAGGTCGCCACAGGACCTGACATGCGCACGCCCGAGGAGGTCATGGAGGTCGCGTACAGGCTCGGTACCCTGCTCAGGGCGACCAGGAGGGTGAAGAGAGGTATCGGGACCATCCGCCAGGACCTCAACATCTCCATCCCCGGAGGCGCACGCATCGAGCTCAAGGGAGTCGGGGAGCTGAAGATGATTCCCGACTACGTCAGGAACGAGGTAAACAGGCAGAAGATGCTCATCAGAATCAAGGGCATACTCAACGACAGGGGCGTCCCGCCCGCCGCGTTCGAGCCCGTGGATGTGACGGACATCTTCGCCGACTGCGAGTCCAAGGTCATAAAGGGCGCACTGGACGACAAGGGGAAGGTCATCGCCGTCCGTCTCCCGGGCTTCGCCGGGGTGATGAACGGTGACAACAAGACCCTCAGGCTGGGCTCCGAGATGGCCCAGCGCGCACGCACCAAGGGCGTGAAGGGAATCTTCCACTCCGACGAGCTCCCCAACTACGGCATAGAGCAGTCCTATGTGGACAGGCTCAGGGAGTTCCTCGGCATGACCGGCGAACACGACGCCTTCGTCATCTGCGCAGCCAGGGAGAAGAAGGCCACGGACGCCCTCGAGGCGGCCGTAGTGAGGGCCAACGAGGCCCTCGTGGGCGTTCCCGAGGAGACCAGGGATCCGCTGCCGGACGGCACCACGAAGTACTCCAGGCCGCTCCCCGGGGCCGCGAGGATGTATCCCGAGACGGATGTGCCCCCAACGCTCATCACCGCCGAGAGACTGCAGGATGTCAGGGACAACATGCCCGAGTTCCCCGAGCAGATCGAGGCCAGGCTCGTCAACGACTACGGCATCAACGCCCAGCAGGCCAAGCAGATCGTCAGGCAGAGCAACGACGAGCTCTTCGAGAAGATAGCCGCGGACAGGGCCATGGCGCCAGTCGCCGCCACGATGTTCCTGAACACCTACGGCGAGCTGGAGCACGACGGGATAGATGTCGGCGTGTTCACGGACGAGGCGATCCTCGGCGTGTTCGCCATGTTGAAGGAGGGACGCTTCGCCAAGGAGGCCCTTCCGGCGCTGCTCAGGGAGATGGCCGTCGGCACGTCCGCGGAGGACGCCATCGGCAAGCTCGGTCTGGAGGCGATGGACTCCGACGAGGCCGCGAAGGTCATAGAGCAGATCGTCAACGAGCGCGCCGATTTCGTCAGGTCCAAGGGCATGGGAGCCATCGGACCGCTCATGGGGCCCGTCATGGGCGCCCTCAGGGGAAAGGTCGACGGAAAGCAGGCCAACGAGCTGCTGACCGCCGCCATAAGGAAGCTCCTGGGCTGA
- the purD gene encoding phosphoribosylamine--glycine ligase: MKVLAVGGGGREHAAVEALFRSGSEIYAVMKNANPGIIARSKEHLLCDEKDIERVCAFAREKGVELAFIGPEAPLEKGIVDALEAAGIPCAAPTKAAARIETSKTFMRELVAKHGIAGNLGFAHFDNARDAEEYLKGIDHEIVVKPVGLTGGKGVKVQGEHLHSFEETMDYVNEIFDENIGGAGVILEEKAVGEEFTQMVFVDGKRIVPLPLVQDHKRAYEGDVGPNTGGMGSYTDSDHLLPFITQEEREQSLAILQSIVDAMAEEGCPYRGTMYGQFMLTVKGPKIIEINARFGDPEAMNVLSLIGDDFEDVCYRMATGTLDRDVEFSKKATVCKYVVPRGYGVKSEAGHEISVDEEGVRNAGAVVYYANVDMKDGKLVTGTSRSLGVVGIADTLEEAESNCEAALKFVKCDAMAVRHDIGTRALVQRRVDHMRELRSA; encoded by the coding sequence ATGAAGGTCCTCGCCGTCGGCGGAGGGGGCAGAGAGCATGCGGCCGTAGAGGCCCTGTTCCGCTCCGGCTCCGAGATTTACGCTGTGATGAAGAACGCCAACCCGGGCATCATCGCCAGGTCGAAGGAGCATCTGCTGTGCGACGAGAAGGACATCGAGAGGGTCTGCGCATTCGCCAGGGAGAAGGGGGTCGAGCTCGCGTTCATCGGCCCCGAGGCACCTCTCGAGAAGGGGATCGTGGACGCCCTCGAGGCGGCTGGCATCCCCTGCGCCGCGCCAACCAAGGCGGCCGCCAGGATCGAGACCTCGAAGACTTTCATGAGGGAGCTCGTGGCGAAGCACGGCATCGCAGGCAACCTGGGATTCGCCCACTTCGACAACGCCCGTGATGCGGAGGAGTACCTGAAGGGCATCGACCACGAGATCGTGGTCAAACCCGTCGGACTCACGGGCGGGAAGGGCGTCAAGGTCCAGGGTGAGCACCTCCACTCCTTCGAGGAGACCATGGACTACGTCAACGAGATCTTCGACGAGAACATCGGCGGCGCGGGAGTCATCCTGGAGGAGAAGGCTGTCGGAGAGGAGTTCACCCAGATGGTGTTCGTCGACGGGAAGCGCATCGTGCCCCTCCCGCTGGTCCAGGACCACAAGCGCGCCTACGAAGGGGATGTCGGACCCAACACCGGGGGCATGGGCTCATACACCGACTCCGATCATCTTCTGCCGTTCATCACACAGGAGGAGAGGGAACAGTCCCTCGCAATCCTGCAGTCGATCGTCGACGCCATGGCCGAGGAGGGCTGCCCCTACAGGGGGACCATGTACGGCCAGTTCATGCTGACCGTGAAGGGCCCCAAGATCATCGAGATCAACGCCAGATTCGGTGACCCGGAAGCCATGAACGTCCTCTCCCTCATCGGGGACGACTTCGAGGACGTCTGCTACCGCATGGCCACCGGCACACTGGACAGGGACGTGGAGTTCTCCAAGAAGGCGACCGTCTGCAAGTACGTCGTACCCAGGGGCTACGGCGTGAAGTCCGAAGCAGGGCACGAGATCTCCGTCGACGAGGAGGGCGTCAGGAACGCCGGAGCCGTCGTCTACTACGCCAACGTCGACATGAAGGACGGGAAGCTCGTCACTGGAACGTCCAGGTCCCTGGGCGTCGTCGGTATCGCCGACACCCTCGAGGAGGCCGAGTCCAACTGCGAGGCTGCACTCAAGTTCGTGAAATGCGATGCCATGGCCGTCCGCCACGACATCGGCACCCGTGCGCTCGTACAGCGCAGGGTCGACCACATGAGGGAACTCCGTTCCGCATGA
- a CDS encoding RNA-binding protein, translating into MQGFSESIRSAAEELEGIENERETAIAGSRRVIRLSKRTIHAIHVGEDFSGPASEMREAVTDLLPAGSRRVDFGPVQDALMEYSEAAILASIVAEGRVPSFSEIGVPAGPWVLGLADSVGELRRIVTTRLMDGDMDGARRFFGIMEEISGEIMMLDVPDAVAPVRRKQDIVRGIMDRTRSDMTTASMMRI; encoded by the coding sequence ATGCAGGGGTTTTCCGAGAGCATCCGCTCAGCGGCCGAGGAACTGGAAGGGATTGAGAACGAGAGGGAGACCGCCATCGCGGGCTCCCGCAGGGTCATAAGACTGAGCAAGAGGACGATCCATGCGATACACGTCGGGGAGGACTTCTCCGGACCTGCGTCGGAGATGAGGGAGGCGGTCACAGACCTCCTCCCTGCAGGATCCCGTCGGGTCGACTTCGGTCCCGTCCAGGACGCGCTCATGGAGTACTCCGAGGCGGCCATCCTGGCATCCATCGTCGCCGAGGGGCGCGTACCCTCCTTCTCCGAAATCGGGGTTCCCGCGGGACCATGGGTCCTGGGACTGGCAGATTCCGTCGGTGAGCTCAGGAGGATCGTCACGACCCGCCTGATGGACGGAGACATGGATGGCGCGAGGCGCTTCTTCGGAATCATGGAGGAGATCAGCGGGGAGATCATGATGCTCGACGTTCCCGACGCCGTCGCTCCCGTCAGAAGGAAGCAGGACATCGTCCGCGGGATCATGGACCGCACGAGGTCGGACATGACCACGGCGTCGATGATGAGAATCTGA
- a CDS encoding flavodoxin family protein yields the protein MAKRIVVLNGSPRRNGNTSRLIEAFREGAEGAGNTVQVFYLQGMGIHGCLGCFGGGKDPDHPCVQRDGMDEIYPAYREADVVVLASPLYYWNLSGQLRTAFDRLFAVAECDPNYTNPRKECALLMAAEGDDFREVENYYDRLMAHMGWTDRGKVLCGGVMAAGDIEGHDDLDEARALGAYI from the coding sequence ATGGCGAAGAGGATTGTGGTCCTCAACGGAAGTCCCAGAAGGAATGGCAACACGTCCCGTCTCATCGAGGCGTTCAGGGAAGGGGCCGAGGGCGCTGGGAACACAGTCCAGGTGTTCTACCTCCAGGGGATGGGAATCCACGGATGTCTCGGATGCTTCGGCGGAGGCAAGGATCCGGATCACCCCTGCGTCCAAAGAGACGGCATGGATGAAATCTACCCGGCGTACAGGGAGGCTGATGTGGTTGTGCTGGCCTCACCGCTATATTACTGGAACCTGAGCGGTCAGCTCAGAACCGCGTTCGACAGGCTGTTCGCCGTGGCAGAGTGCGATCCGAACTACACCAACCCGAGGAAGGAGTGCGCCCTGCTGATGGCAGCCGAGGGCGACGACTTCAGAGAGGTGGAGAACTACTACGACAGGCTCATGGCCCACATGGGCTGGACGGACCGCGGCAAGGTGCTCTGCGGCGGGGTGATGGCTGCCGGGGACATCGAGGGTCACGATGACCTGGACGAGGCAAGGGCTCTCGGAGCATACATCTGA
- a CDS encoding flavodoxin family protein, with protein MSKVLLVNGSPKAEGCTYTALKEIADTLAKEGVESEIFHVRSDTPGCRDCGYCSKKGRCSIKDDVNAIADRLDEFDAIVLGSPVYYAGPSGQVCAFADRLFYSNADRMAGKLGAAVVSCRRGGASAAFDRLNKYFTVCNMPVVSSQYWNQVHGFTPDDVRRDLEGMQTMRTLAQNMAWLLKCIEAGRDRGIDRPVYEPHLWTHFMIPSE; from the coding sequence GTGTCAAAGGTCCTGCTGGTCAACGGAAGTCCCAAGGCAGAGGGCTGTACGTACACGGCACTGAAGGAGATCGCCGACACCCTCGCCAAAGAGGGTGTTGAGTCGGAGATATTCCATGTGAGGAGCGACACACCCGGTTGCAGAGACTGCGGATACTGCTCCAAGAAGGGCCGGTGCTCGATCAAGGACGACGTGAACGCCATCGCCGACAGGCTCGACGAGTTCGACGCCATCGTTCTGGGATCCCCGGTCTACTACGCCGGACCGTCCGGACAGGTCTGCGCGTTCGCCGACAGGCTGTTCTACAGCAACGCCGACCGCATGGCCGGGAAGCTGGGCGCGGCAGTTGTCTCGTGCAGGAGGGGAGGGGCCTCGGCCGCCTTCGACCGCCTGAACAAGTACTTCACAGTCTGCAACATGCCAGTGGTATCGTCCCAATACTGGAACCAGGTCCACGGCTTCACCCCGGACGACGTTCGCAGGGACCTGGAGGGGATGCAGACCATGCGCACACTTGCTCAGAACATGGCCTGGCTCCTGAAGTGCATCGAAGCTGGAAGGGACCGGGGCATCGACAGACCTGTATACGAACCGCACCTTTGGACCCACTTCATGATTCCTTCGGAATGA
- a CDS encoding MFS transporter, with amino-acid sequence MNARNAIGFVGAAGALIVLYFASGSPIPLYSVYQEQLGLSHGDLSMVSMYYLLGTVIPLMFLPRISDHLGRRPATVMILLVSICGCITFAYLSNPEMLMIGRLIQGIASGLGSSTIAAYVVDLSSDMPRWIGPMITSSAPTLGLSTGCFVSGGIINYTSVSSTSYFEAVAVVVVVFIVLVLFARETMQRKPGLVRSLRPRFTLPPNSLRLFAASSMAFVGTWALGGFAQSFSSTLVAEQFGIHDTFIAAAVYTSLLLSNIVGSFFAKRFDVRVAQRWGFGLFALCAVMMLVSLTVFDSLAMYVVFSVVAAVCQGIAFTGSVTELLGRSSQAQRSGVFSLIYLTSYGGSAIPNLVVGLIPGEYSLYTILTGYVVLVVAMYVVMLALSAKPYPKVEARDVPVQ; translated from the coding sequence ATGAACGCGAGAAACGCCATCGGATTCGTCGGTGCGGCGGGGGCACTCATCGTGCTCTACTTCGCATCCGGGTCCCCCATACCTTTGTATTCAGTTTACCAGGAGCAGCTCGGGCTGTCGCACGGGGACCTCTCGATGGTATCCATGTACTATCTCCTCGGGACGGTCATCCCGCTCATGTTCCTCCCCCGCATATCCGATCATCTGGGGAGGCGTCCCGCCACGGTGATGATCCTCCTGGTGTCGATCTGCGGATGCATCACGTTCGCGTATCTCTCCAACCCGGAGATGCTCATGATCGGGAGACTGATCCAGGGCATCGCCAGCGGTCTGGGGTCCAGCACCATCGCGGCGTACGTGGTGGACCTGTCATCTGACATGCCCAGATGGATCGGTCCGATGATCACCAGCAGTGCGCCGACCCTCGGGCTGTCCACGGGATGCTTCGTCTCCGGAGGGATCATCAACTACACCTCGGTCTCCTCCACGTCCTACTTCGAGGCGGTGGCGGTCGTCGTCGTGGTGTTCATCGTGCTGGTGCTGTTCGCCAGGGAGACGATGCAGAGGAAGCCCGGCCTCGTCAGATCGCTGAGGCCTAGGTTCACACTGCCGCCGAACTCGCTGAGGCTCTTCGCCGCATCATCCATGGCGTTCGTCGGCACATGGGCGCTTGGCGGTTTCGCGCAGTCCTTCAGCTCGACCCTGGTGGCCGAGCAGTTCGGCATCCATGACACGTTCATCGCAGCGGCGGTGTACACGTCCCTCCTTCTGTCCAACATCGTCGGCAGCTTCTTCGCCAAGAGGTTCGACGTCAGGGTCGCCCAGAGATGGGGCTTCGGGCTCTTCGCGCTGTGCGCGGTGATGATGCTGGTCTCGTTGACCGTCTTCGACAGTCTCGCCATGTACGTCGTGTTCAGCGTCGTGGCCGCGGTGTGCCAGGGGATAGCCTTCACGGGGAGCGTCACGGAGCTCCTGGGGAGGTCCAGCCAGGCACAGAGGTCGGGTGTGTTCTCCCTGATCTACCTCACATCCTACGGGGGTTCGGCCATACCCAACCTGGTGGTCGGACTGATCCCGGGGGAGTACAGCCTCTACACGATCCTGACCGGTTACGTGGTTCTGGTGGTCGCCATGTACGTCGTCATGCTCGCGCTGTCCGCGAAGCCATATCCCAAGGTCGAGGCCAGGGACGTCCCGGTCCAGTGA
- a CDS encoding DUF3574 domain-containing protein, producing the protein MDYDIVAKAAIVISMVAVIVAAAAIIMVATGDDSDDRYRIYIGMDADATQSQMDELESYMKDTITSEYGTGYTMYWADGAYVDDNGDTVQNRTLVVILLDVSSGDADAIADAALDQDGVSSVAKEAYHSFFDISTN; encoded by the coding sequence ATGGATTATGACATTGTAGCGAAAGCGGCCATCGTGATCTCGATGGTCGCCGTCATCGTGGCCGCCGCCGCGATAATCATGGTGGCGACCGGGGACGATTCCGACGACAGATACAGGATCTACATCGGTATGGACGCGGACGCCACACAGAGCCAGATGGATGAGCTCGAGTCCTACATGAAGGACACGATCACCAGCGAGTACGGCACAGGATACACCATGTACTGGGCGGACGGGGCCTATGTGGACGACAACGGCGACACTGTTCAGAACCGCACCCTCGTGGTCATACTCCTCGATGTGAGCTCCGGGGACGCGGATGCTATCGCCGACGCGGCCCTCGACCAGGACGGTGTATCGTCGGTTGCCAAGGAGGCCTACCACTCCTTCTTCGACATCAGCACGAACTGA
- the hypB gene encoding hydrogenase nickel incorporation protein HypB translates to MHIVQPGMEIDVLKENNKIAHENYRLMRSKGIKSVDFMGSIGAGKTALIIKLAEKLRAKGVRVCAIAGDVTGVDDYTRFEKSGLNAVNCNTGHECHLDANLVKKTLADINLDDYDVIFIENVGNLVCPADFPLGTDYRVVVISTTEGDDMVRKHHDIFIHSDIAVLNKIDIADAVDVDPEVIARDYNKLMGGTKNIYKCSVKKDQGLDEILAALKL, encoded by the coding sequence ATGCACATAGTACAGCCCGGCATGGAAATCGACGTTCTCAAGGAGAACAACAAGATCGCCCATGAGAACTACCGCCTCATGAGGAGCAAGGGAATCAAATCCGTCGACTTCATGGGATCCATCGGAGCAGGGAAGACCGCCCTCATCATCAAGCTCGCCGAGAAGCTCAGGGCCAAGGGCGTCCGCGTCTGCGCGATCGCGGGTGACGTCACCGGCGTGGACGACTACACCAGGTTCGAGAAGTCCGGACTGAACGCGGTCAACTGCAACACCGGACACGAGTGCCACCTGGACGCCAACCTCGTCAAGAAGACCCTCGCGGACATCAACCTGGACGACTACGACGTCATCTTCATCGAGAACGTCGGGAACCTGGTCTGCCCCGCCGACTTCCCCCTGGGCACCGACTACAGGGTCGTCGTCATCTCCACCACCGAGGGAGACGACATGGTGAGAAAGCACCATGACATCTTCATCCACTCGGATATCGCCGTTCTCAACAAGATCGACATCGCCGACGCCGTGGATGTGGACCCCGAGGTCATAGCCAGGGACTACAACAAGCTCATGGGCGGCACAAAGAACATCTACAAATGCAGCGTTAAGAAGGACCAGGGGCTCGACGAGATCCTCGCGGCCCTGAAGCTCTGA
- a CDS encoding flavodoxin family protein, with protein MSKVLLINGSPNEHGCTYTALSEMASTFEKEGIESEIYWIGKGDVPGCKSCRYCKKKGRCVIDDQVNALAARLDEFDGIVIGAPVYYAGPSGQSCAFMDRLFYSADKSKLINKPGTAIVSCRRGGASSSYDRLLKYFSITSMPIVSSQYWNQVHGNTPDEVRQDLEGLQTMRTLARNMAWLIKCIDAGKAAGIPLPERETPTMTNFIRPE; from the coding sequence ATGAGCAAGGTTCTTCTGATCAACGGCAGCCCCAATGAACATGGGTGCACATACACCGCCCTGTCTGAGATGGCCTCCACCTTCGAGAAGGAGGGTATCGAAAGCGAGATCTACTGGATCGGCAAGGGAGACGTCCCCGGATGCAAGTCCTGCCGCTACTGCAAGAAGAAGGGGAGATGCGTCATAGACGACCAGGTGAACGCACTGGCAGCAAGGCTGGACGAGTTCGACGGCATCGTCATCGGCGCCCCCGTGTACTACGCCGGGCCCTCCGGACAGTCCTGTGCGTTCATGGACAGGCTGTTCTACTCCGCCGACAAGTCCAAGCTCATCAACAAGCCCGGAACGGCCATCGTTTCCTGCCGCAGGGGAGGCGCATCCTCGTCCTACGACCGCCTGCTGAAGTACTTCAGCATCACCAGCATGCCTATCGTGTCCTCCCAGTACTGGAACCAGGTCCACGGTAACACCCCGGACGAGGTCCGCCAGGACCTTGAGGGTCTGCAGACGATGCGCACACTGGCCCGCAACATGGCCTGGCTCATCAAATGCATCGACGCCGGCAAGGCCGCGGGCATCCCGCTCCCCGAGCGCGAGACACCCACTATGACGAACTTCATCAGACCCGAGTGA